The Haloarcula sp. H-GB4 genome segment TGGGTGAAGCCCGTCTCGCGGTTACGCTGCATCGCCTTCCGGAACCGGCCCCAGTCACGGAGGTACACTGACCCAGCAGCGTGGGTCATCTCTTGCCAGTTGAAGATATTCTGTTGCCCCATCTCGGTTGGAATACCATGGCCAACGTCGTCTAAGAACGTCCGAACCCACTCCTGTAGGCCGGTCTCTGAGCCGACACTGTCGTCGTTCCACGCTTCGTGGCCGCGAACGAGTTCCGCGCCCCACCACATTTTTGGGAGCGTGATGAACTGTTCGATGCTGTTTGTTTTGACAGGGGCCATGTAGGTCTCCGAACGCAGGAACCAGTGGTTCAGTAGCTCGATGGCTTTCTCGGCGTACTGGTCCGCGCCGGTGTACTGGTAGGCGAGGCCAAGGTCACGGATCCGATCCCCCGTCCTGATGGCGGCGACGTAGTCCTTGCGCGCTCCGGGGTCTTCGGGCCCTTTCGTTTTGAACTCGTGGCCGTCGCCGTTGTCGGTGACACTCTCTGGGTCCGCCGCCATCGCGTCGCGGACATCGTCCATGAAGGCCTTGTGGGCCTCCGTCCACGGGCTGTCACCGTTCTCGACACGGGACTGTACCGCAGCCAGCGCGTCGAGATGAATGAACATTGCGGGCCTGCTTTCCGCTGTTGACTCGGATACCTGTTCTGTCGCTGTCGGTTCCGTCTCGTCTGACGCGGCCCTCGCACCCGAGTCTCCCGAGGAGAGGCCAGTCGAACAGCCCCCCAGCGCTGTGGCTGTCCCCGAGAGGGCGAGCAACACGTCTCGTCGTGTCTGTCGCTGCACGAACGGTCAGCCGTCCCCTATAGATTTAGTTAGGACCCAGCTAATCAGCGGATAGCGGCCTGTTCGCGATAATCATGGTCACATAACTGCCGATCAGGATGGCATCTGCTGGATTTGACCGTCGCTTCGGTCGCGGGGGCGGTGCTGGCCCAAAGGCAAGATAGTTGGTCGCGCGTGGCTGACGCCATTGCATGACCGACTACTTCGAGGTCCACGAGCGTGACAGCGCCGCGCGAGTGGGTGAGTTGCGCCTCGCCGACTCCGTGACGACACCGGCGCTGGTCGACGACGTGGACACTGAGACGCCGGGCGATTGCCGACACGTCCTTGCTGACGCCGGAAGCCGCTGGTCCACCGAGCAAGACGCCCCCGACGGCGACGACTCGCTACTCACTGTTTTGCCCCACCGCGGACTCCCCGCCGGCACGCCGGACGAAGTCGCCGAGGCTTTCGCCGTCGACTATCCCGATGTTGCGTTCCCAAGTGCGGCCGTTGTTTCCCCTGATACCGCGACCAACCACGGCAGCGACGCCTACGTCCTCGCTGGCGCGCCCGGCTACGTCGGGCACGCGTCGGCGTTCGTCGATGCCGTTACGACCGTCCGTGAGACAATCCCCGCGGACACCGCGCTCTACCTGCCTGGCGTTGCAACGCCGCGAAACGTTGCGACGCTCGTCTACGCCGGTGTCGACCTCGTGGACCCCGACCGCGCCGTCATCCGTGGGACCGAGGGCCGGTATCTCACGACCGACGAGGCGTACTTCCTCGAAGACCTCGATGAGTTACCGTGTGCGTGTCCAGCCTGCCAGCAGCCACGTTCGGAGTTCAACCGCGAGGACTGCGCCGAACACAACGTCAACGCGCTCGCTGCGGAACTCCGGCGGGTCCGCCGCCGGATTCGTGATGGTCGCCTCCGTGACTATGTCGAGGGACAGGCCAGACAGAACAACTGGCTCACCGCGACGTTCCGACAGCTGGATCAGGAGTACGGCTACTTGGAGGAGCGAACGCCGCTCATCCGGCGCGCTGACCTCTCGGCGGCCAGCGACGACTCGCTCCGGCGGGTCGAAATCCAGCGCTTCGCCGAGCGCGTCACCGACCGCTACGTACCACGGTTCGATGACCGCCCGCTCGTGCTGGTCCCGTGCTCGGCACGGAAACCCTACAGCGATTCCCAGAGCCACAAGCAGTACCACGACGCCATCAAGTGGCGCGCCCACGTCGTCTCGATGACATCGCCCATCGGCGTCGTGCCACAGGAACTCGAACTCACCTACCCCGCACAGCACTACGACTCCGTCGTCACGGGCAACTGGACTGCCACCGAAATCGAGTTCGTCAGTCGCGTGCTCGAACGCTATTTAGAAGGGACTGACTACCCGGAGATTATTGCCCACGTACCCGGCGAAGGCTACCGCGACATCTGCGAGCGCGTGGCTGATTCGCTGGACCGGGAGTTCACCTACACGGTTACCGACCACCCGACGACGGCAGATTCGCTGGGGAACCTCGCTGCCGAACTGGAAGGCTGGGACCGCTATCCGAAACGAGAACGCGAACACAACACTATCCGCGCCGTCGCCGACTACCAGTTTGGTGAAGGCGCGGGCGACGAACTGTTCGACGACCTCTCGACACAGGGCAGGTATCCGCAACTCCGTGCCGACGACGCCGACGGAGAACAGCTAGCGGCGCTGGCCCAGCAGTATGGCGTGCTCTCGCTGACCACCGCCGGGGCGCGTCGCTGGGTCGAGAGCGATGTTCCGACAAAAACCGTCGAGATCGAACCGTTTGTCCCCCACGGCTCGGTACTGGCGCCGGGGATCACGGACGCTAGCGACGACATCCGCGTCGGCGACGACGTGGTGATTCAGGGCGACGCGGCCTTCGGCGTCGGTCGCGCACAGATGAGCGGCCAGGAGATGCAGTCCTCGACACGAGGTATCGCCGTCCAGATGCGCCACACCGAAGAACTGTAATTTTATTTTCTGCAGAGTAGAATCGGACGCAGATGGTCGATGCCTTTACGCTCTATCTGGTTGGGATCGGTGTTC includes the following:
- a CDS encoding alginate lyase family protein, yielding MFIHLDALAAVQSRVENGDSPWTEAHKAFMDDVRDAMAADPESVTDNGDGHEFKTKGPEDPGARKDYVAAIRTGDRIRDLGLAYQYTGADQYAEKAIELLNHWFLRSETYMAPVKTNSIEQFITLPKMWWGAELVRGHEAWNDDSVGSETGLQEWVRTFLDDVGHGIPTEMGQQNIFNWQEMTHAAGSVYLRDWGRFRKAMQRNRETGFTQLREDGLLEHEIGRSSSLAYSLYAAKALLTGAELSRLYADKLDGPTLYEYQKFDGDKGAIERILDAHAPYVADPEAWEAMGEGDPDRFVNSDGFPARKQEAASSVYEVAYSYYEKDTYLKALKQSGQPVKNVPTYVSAQQAAIDNPDRPHRDERILGWTTFTHGERFRLDL
- the arcS gene encoding archaeosine synthase subunit alpha, giving the protein MTDYFEVHERDSAARVGELRLADSVTTPALVDDVDTETPGDCRHVLADAGSRWSTEQDAPDGDDSLLTVLPHRGLPAGTPDEVAEAFAVDYPDVAFPSAAVVSPDTATNHGSDAYVLAGAPGYVGHASAFVDAVTTVRETIPADTALYLPGVATPRNVATLVYAGVDLVDPDRAVIRGTEGRYLTTDEAYFLEDLDELPCACPACQQPRSEFNREDCAEHNVNALAAELRRVRRRIRDGRLRDYVEGQARQNNWLTATFRQLDQEYGYLEERTPLIRRADLSAASDDSLRRVEIQRFAERVTDRYVPRFDDRPLVLVPCSARKPYSDSQSHKQYHDAIKWRAHVVSMTSPIGVVPQELELTYPAQHYDSVVTGNWTATEIEFVSRVLERYLEGTDYPEIIAHVPGEGYRDICERVADSLDREFTYTVTDHPTTADSLGNLAAELEGWDRYPKREREHNTIRAVADYQFGEGAGDELFDDLSTQGRYPQLRADDADGEQLAALAQQYGVLSLTTAGARRWVESDVPTKTVEIEPFVPHGSVLAPGITDASDDIRVGDDVVIQGDAAFGVGRAQMSGQEMQSSTRGIAVQMRHTEEL